The proteins below are encoded in one region of Manis pentadactyla isolate mManPen7 chromosome 2, mManPen7.hap1, whole genome shotgun sequence:
- the DIMT1 gene encoding probable dimethyladenosine transferase yields the protein MPKNKSRASGRRRERPRPSRELRSAGGLMFNTGIGQHILKNPLIVNSIIDKAALRPTDVVLEVGPGTGNMTVKLLEKAKKVIACELDPRLVAELHKRVQGTPLASKLQVMVGDVLKTDLPFFDACVANLPYQISSPFVFKLLLHRPFFRCAVLMFQREFALRLVAKPGDKLYCRLSINAQLLARVDHLMKVGKNNFRPPPKVESSVVRIEPKNPPPPINFQEWDGLVRITFVRKNKTLSAAFKSSAVQQLLEKNYRIHCSVHNIIIPEDFSIADKIQQILNNTGFSDKRARSMDIDDFIRLLHGFNAEGVHFS from the exons ATGCCGAAGAACAAGTCGCGAGCTAGCGGCCGCCGCCGCGAGCGGCCGAGGCCCAGCCGGGAGCTGAGGAGCGCCGGAG GACTCATGTTCAACACGGGGATTGGGCAGCACATTTTGAAAAACCCTCTCATTGTTAACAGCATTATCGATAAG GCTGCTTTAAGACCAACTGATGTGGTGCTGGAAGTTGGACCTGGAACTGGCAATATGACTGTAAAGCtgctagaaaaggcaaaaaag gtAATCGCCTGTGAACTTGACCCAAGGCTAGTAGCTGAACTTCACAAAAGAGTTCAGGGCAC GCCTCTGGCCAGTAAACTTCAAGTAATGGTGGGTGATGTGCTGAAAACAGATTTGCCATTCTTTGATGCTTGTGTGGCAAATTTGCCATATCAG atctcttctccttttgtctTCAAGCTGTTGCTTCACCGACCTTTTTTCAG ATGTGCTGTACTTATGTTTCAAAGAGAATTTGCCCTCCGACTAGTTGCAAAACCTGGAGATAAACTGTACTGTAGACTTTCAATTAATGCACAGCTGTTAGCACGTGTGGACCATCTAATGAAA GTTGGGAAAAATAACTTCAGACCACCACCCAAGGTGGAATCCAGTGTTGTGAGAATAGAACCTAAGAATCCACCACCACCCATCAATTTTCAG GAATGGGATGGTCTAGTAAGAATTACCTTTGTTAGGAAAAACAAGACACTGTCTGCAGCATTTAA GTCAAGCGCAGTGCAACAGTTGTTGGAAAAAAACTACAGAATTCACTGTTCTGTCCATAATATT ATAATACCAGAAGATTTCAGCATAGCAGATAAAATACAGCAAATCCTAAACAACACAGGTTTTAGTGACAAGCGTGCCCGTTCCATGGACATCGATGACTTCATTAG ATTGCTACATGGATTCAATGCAGAAGGTGTACATTTTTCTTAG